Proteins from one Corticium candelabrum chromosome 4, ooCorCand1.1, whole genome shotgun sequence genomic window:
- the LOC134178420 gene encoding A disintegrin and metalloproteinase with thrombospondin motifs 18-like, translated as MATLLQFPLVQTLLLLACSWAVVKVVSEEVLTAINNEYKRRGSALFGDEQDIVVPYQVDQQGEFVSWDIASPVRFKRAETEDSQELVSRCFRLTAFKESFHLCVVRNEDLLSPNFVVEIIEANGTIRTDSSRPDCYWKGILKSHPKSSVAISTCDGMTGLLRTSDTEMLIEPLAIELRNKVNVSNGVPHLIKRRPLDSEERKAHSNESLSLEDVFCSVRGKKQRSHTSRGSQSNRSARSSSSFDEDLGDPYIELMVVVDHHMNKKYDNRPKQTEGLVLSLMNIVSLLYSEYPYGVGVKIMVVQLRILQDTQSGLNVNKAIKVALNEFCRWQRQFHVDKGHPSHYDLALLITGVNLCFQDGELCSPSVAGKANSREVCNPNRSCIIVEEMGFVTPFIIAHEIGHMVGMEHDGLSYDPIASKCNPQDGYLMSNIIPHGANTFLWSNCSRESLKAFLRTSKARCLDDKPRNPKQLSSLGGEPGYFYNADIQCRSTVIGARRACTMEIDRDAMRAMLLPSNWTLCEFMVCYTEDGRCVNTSASAADFTPCGGQKVCLRGQCHVKPRQRDGGWSKFYPIGQCTRLCGGGVLTEVRYCNNPSPRYGGRSCVGQNARLKLCNEQPCKSNPRYAECENYNGYVGGRNCSIPGRSHIVDSHWIPYFSDTPGEDCMLYCEMRERKCIYRVGLPVNDGVPCSNNDSYRCINGVCQGLGCDGVIGSNAVVDACNICGGDNSTCKEVTKTFEDKLDKKGYYVIKKFEAGNFRIRVEEMSASDATSLSLLDSDGHYLLDLQSEKIWPNWDYNGTLIVYSSKPGQPEVITIDDPLTRNLHLRVHYSPDLGPNPGIRYIFTRNKTKTRPDISFYWSLDGYSDCSVTCGRGIEAPNFICHRSQRQSPMKPKFCSGIPKPFIAHKSCTRQDCPVAKWYKSVWSLCSSNCGMKSRDVSCREYVNNQPKMMLDESNCKEPKPPSQQTCQPSECSNDCMDRVALACSLVSQLPTFPQLCNQSSTTESSLGSMCCKSCQKHIQATRRRRK; from the exons ATGGCTACATTGTTGCAGTTTCCACTCGTGCAGACGCTGCTCTTGCTCGCTTGCAGTTGGGCAGTCGTCAAAGTTGTGAGTGAG GAAGTCTTGACAGCGATCAACAACGAATACAAACGGAGAGGCTCGGCCCTTTTCGGAG ACGAACAGGATATTGTTGTGCCATATCAAGTTGACCAACAAGGAGAATTTGTTAGTTGGGATATTGCATCACCAGTTCGATTCAAAAGAGCAGAAACCGAAGACTCTCAAGAACTCGTGTCTCGTTGTTTCAGACTGACCGCTTTCAAAGAAAGTTTCCATCTCTGTGTGGTGAGGAATGAAGATCTGCTTTCCCCGAATTTTGTTGTGGAGATTATCGAGGCTAATGGAACAATCAGAACAGACAGCTCAAGGCCTGACTGTTACTGGAAGGGCATTCTTAAGAGTCATCCAAAATCGAGTGTCGCAATCAGTACATGTGATGGAATG ACTGGATTGCTGAGGACATCTGACACAGAAATGCTGATTGAGCCTCTGGCTATTGAGTTGAGAAATAAAGTCAATGTGAGCAATGGGGTTCCGCATCTTATTAAGAGAAGACCTCTGGACTCAGAAGAAAGAAAGGCACACTCAAATGAGAGCTTATCACTAGAAGATGTCTTCTGCTCAGTGCGAG GCAAGAAGCAAAGATCTCATACTTCAAGAGGATCTCAGTCTAATCGAAGTGCCCGCAGCTCTAGCTCTTTTGATGAGGATCTAGGTGATCCTTACATTGAGTTGATGGTCGTTGTTGATCATCACATGAATAAAAAATATGACAATCGACCCAAGCAAACAGAGGGGCTTGTTTTGTCACTCATGAACATA GTCAGTTTATTGTACAGTGAATATCCATATGGAGTTGGCGTCAAGATCATGGTCGTTCAATTGAGGATTCTACAAGATACCCAG AGTGGCCTCAATGTCAACAAGGCGATAAAAGTTGCTCTTAACGAATTCTGCAGGTGGCAGCGTCAGTTTCATGTAGATAAGGGTCATCCTTCTCACTATGATCTTGCACTATTAATCACAGG AGTTAACCTGTGCTTTCAAGATGGTGAACTCTGCAGTCCATCAGTTGCAG GAAAAGCAAACAGTAGAGAGGTGTGTAATCCAAATAGGAGCTGCATCATAGTAGAAGAAATGGGTTTTGTGACGCCATTCATCATTGCCCACGAGATCGGACACAT GGTTGGTATGGAGCATGATGGTCTATCCTATGATCCCATCGCTTCAAAATGCAATCCTCAAGATGGCTACTTAATGTCAAACATCATACCTCATGGAGCTAACACGTTTCTGTGGTCCAATTGCAGCAGAGAGTCTCTCAAAGCCTTTCTAAG GACTTCCAAGGCCAGGTGTCTTGATGATAAACCCAGGAATCCCAAGCAGTTGTCTTCTCTTGGAGGAGAGCCAGGATATTTTTACAATGCTGATATACAATGTAGATCAACAGTTATTGGTGCAAGGAGAGCTTGCACCATGGAAATCGACAGAGATGCGATGAGGGCTATGTTGCTACCAAGCAACTGG ACTCTGTGTGAGTTTATGGTTTGTTATACTGAGGATGGCAGATGTGTTAACACttctgcttctgctgctgatTTTACCCCTTGTGGAGGACAAAAG GTATGTTTGAGGGGACAGTGCCACGTGAAGCCGAGACAGAGAGATGGCGGATGGAGCAAGTTCTATCCAATAGGTCAATGTACACGattgtgtggtggtggtgtacTCACAGAAGTTCGATACTGCAACAACCCGAG TCCGAGATATGGTGGCAGGTCTTGTGTGGGTCAGAATGCTCGACTGAAACTGTGCAACGAACAA CCTTGTAAGAGCAATCCTCGATATGCAGAATGTGAAAACTACAATGGGTATGTTGGGGGTAGGAACTGTTCAATTCCAGGTCGGAGTCATATCGTTGATAGTCACTGGATTCCATATTTCAGTG ATACACCTGGTGAGGACTGCAtgttgtattgtgagatgagGGAGAGAAAATGCATTTATAGAGTTGGGTTGCCCGTTAACGATGGCGTGCCTTGTAGCAACAATGATTCATATCGATGTATTAATGGTGTCTGCCAG GGTCTGGGATGTGATGGTGTTATCGGATCAAATGCAGTTGTCGATGCTTGCAATATCTGTGGAGGAGACAACTCGACATGCAAGGAGGTTACAAAGACCTTTGAGGACAAACTAGACAAGAAGG GTTATtatgtcatcaagaaatttgaAGCAGGCAATTTTCGAATTCGTGTTGAAGAGATGTCAGCTTCAGACGCAACATCTCTAA GTCTGTTGGATTCTGATGGTCACTACTTGCTGGATTTGCAGTCAGAAAAGATCTGGCCCAACTGGGATTACAATGGAACTTTGATTGTGTACTCTTCGAAGCCGGGCCAGCCAGAGGTTATCACAATTGACGATCCCCTTACAAGAAATTTGCATTTGAGG GTTCACTACTCGCCTGATCTTGGGCCCAATCCTGGAATCCGCTACATATTCACTCGTAACAAAACCAAAACTCGACCGGATATCAG CTTCTACTGGTCTCTCGATGGATATTCAGACTGCAGTGTAACATGTGGTCGAGGCATAGAAGCTCCCAACTTCATTTGCCACCGGAGTCAGCGTCAGTCTCCTATGAAACCGAAATTCTGTAGTGGCATTCCTAAACCATTCATTGCTCATAAGTCTTGCACACGTCAAGACTGTCCAGTGGCAAAGTGGTACAAAAGTGTATGGTCACTG TGTTCTTCTAACTGTGGGatgaagtcacgtgacgtttCGTGTCGCGAGTATGTCAACAATCAGCCCAAAATGATGCTTGATGAAAGCAATTGCAAGGAACCCAAACCGCCCAGCCAGCAGACGTGTCAACCATCAGAATGCAGCAATG ACTGTATGGATCGAGTTGCACTAGCGTGCTCTCTTGTATCACAACTCCCAACATTCCCACAGTTGTGCAATCAAAGCTCAACCACCGAGTCATCCCTCGGATCAATGTGCTGCAAGTCGTGCCAAAAACACATTCAAGCGACAAGGCGTCGCCGCAAATGA